In Thauera sp. JM12B12, one DNA window encodes the following:
- the dtd gene encoding D-aminoacyl-tRNA deacylase — protein sequence MLAVLQRVSEARVIVDGETIGEIGRGLLALVCAERGDTPAEADKLLAKILKLRIFGDEAGKMNRSVQDLGGGLLIVSQFTLAADTTGGNRPSFTNAADPQSGKMLYEHLVERARAAHPVVQTGRFAADMKVQLINDGPVTLPLRVAPAI from the coding sequence ATGCTCGCAGTACTGCAGCGCGTCTCCGAAGCACGCGTGATTGTCGACGGCGAGACCATCGGCGAGATCGGCCGCGGTCTGCTTGCGCTCGTGTGCGCCGAGCGCGGCGACACGCCCGCCGAAGCCGACAAGCTGCTCGCCAAGATCCTCAAGCTGCGCATCTTTGGCGACGAAGCCGGGAAGATGAACCGCTCGGTGCAGGACCTTGGCGGCGGCCTGCTGATCGTCAGTCAGTTCACCCTGGCCGCCGACACCACGGGCGGCAATCGTCCGAGCTTCACCAACGCCGCCGACCCGCAAAGCGGAAAGATGCTTTACGAGCATCTGGTCGAGCGCGCGCGCGCAGCACACCCCGTGGTGCAGACCGGCCGCTTCGCCGCCGACATGAAGGTGCAGCTCATCAACGACGGCCCGGTCACCTTGCCGCTTCGCGTCGCACCCGCGATCTGA
- a CDS encoding type II toxin-antitoxin system VapC family toxin, translating to MIIVDTNVLSELWRVAPNRKVLAWMDAQVVETLFLSAITVAELRFGLAAMPQGKRRMIYQERLEREVLPAFAGRVLPFDLDASKAYGELMARARAAGLAIGNADGYIAATAAARGLMVATRDTSPFKAAGLAVIDPWAH from the coding sequence ATGATCATCGTCGACACGAACGTCCTGTCGGAGCTGTGGCGGGTCGCGCCCAATCGCAAAGTCTTAGCCTGGATGGACGCCCAGGTCGTGGAAACCCTCTTTCTGTCCGCCATTACCGTCGCCGAGTTGCGCTTTGGGCTGGCAGCGATGCCCCAGGGCAAACGCCGCATGATCTACCAGGAGCGCCTGGAACGCGAAGTGCTGCCGGCATTCGCCGGGCGCGTTCTACCCTTCGACCTGGACGCCTCGAAAGCCTACGGTGAGCTGATGGCACGGGCACGGGCCGCAGGTCTTGCGATCGGCAACGCGGACGGCTATATCGCGGCCACCGCCGCCGCGCGCGGGCTGATGGTCGCCACGCGCGATACGAGCCCGTTCAAGGCGGCTGGCCTGGCAGTCATCGACCCCTGGGCGCATTGA
- a CDS encoding aminotransferase class I/II-fold pyridoxal phosphate-dependent enzyme, giving the protein MKLETIAVHGGYSPDPTTKAVAVPIYQTTSYAFDDTQHGADLFDLKVQGNIYTRIMNPTTAVLEQRVAELEGGIGALAVASGMSAITYAIQTIAEAGDNIVSASTLYGGTYNLFAHTLPQFGIEVRFADYRDPDSFAALIDARTKAIFCESVGNPLGNVTDIGRLAEIAHKAGVPLIVDNTVPSPYLCRPFEHGADIVVHALTKYLGGHGNSIGGVIVDSGKFPWAEHKARFKRLNEPDVSYHGVVYTEALGAAAFIGRARVVPLRNTGAAISPFNSFLILQGIETLALRMDRICTNTIKVAEYLKQHAKVEWVNYAGLPDHADHGLVQKYMGGRASGILSFGVKGNGSGGGLEAGGRFQDALKLITRLVNIGDAKSLACHPASTTHRQLSPAELAKAGVSPDMVRLSIGIEHIDDIIADLEQALAAV; this is encoded by the coding sequence CAGCACGGCGCGGACCTCTTCGACCTCAAGGTGCAGGGCAACATCTACACCCGCATCATGAACCCGACCACCGCGGTGCTCGAGCAGCGCGTGGCCGAACTGGAAGGCGGCATCGGTGCGCTCGCCGTGGCCTCGGGCATGTCGGCGATCACCTACGCGATCCAGACCATCGCCGAAGCCGGCGACAACATCGTCTCGGCCTCCACGCTGTACGGCGGCACCTACAACCTGTTCGCCCACACCCTGCCGCAGTTCGGCATCGAGGTGCGCTTCGCCGACTACCGCGACCCGGACAGCTTCGCCGCGTTGATCGACGCGCGCACCAAGGCGATCTTCTGCGAATCGGTCGGCAACCCGCTGGGCAACGTCACCGACATCGGTCGCCTCGCCGAGATCGCGCACAAGGCCGGCGTGCCGCTGATCGTGGACAACACCGTGCCCTCGCCCTATCTGTGCCGTCCCTTCGAGCACGGCGCCGACATCGTGGTGCACGCGCTCACCAAGTACCTCGGCGGCCACGGCAACTCGATCGGCGGCGTGATCGTCGATTCGGGCAAGTTCCCCTGGGCCGAGCACAAGGCGCGCTTCAAGCGCCTGAACGAGCCCGACGTGTCCTACCACGGCGTGGTCTATACCGAAGCGCTCGGCGCCGCGGCCTTCATCGGTCGCGCGCGCGTGGTGCCGCTGCGCAACACCGGCGCGGCGATCTCGCCCTTCAACAGCTTCCTGATCCTGCAGGGCATCGAGACCCTGGCGCTGCGCATGGACCGCATCTGCACCAACACGATCAAGGTCGCCGAGTACCTGAAGCAGCACGCCAAGGTCGAGTGGGTGAACTACGCCGGCCTGCCCGACCACGCCGACCATGGCCTGGTGCAGAAGTACATGGGTGGGCGCGCCTCGGGCATCCTGTCGTTCGGGGTGAAAGGGAATGGAAGCGGGGGCGGCCTCGAAGCCGGCGGCCGCTTCCAGGACGCGCTGAAGCTGATCACCCGCCTGGTGAATATCGGTGACGCCAAGTCGCTCGCCTGCCACCCGGCCTCGACCACCCACCGCCAGCTGTCGCCGGCCGAACTCGCCAAGGCCGGCGTGTCGCCCGACATGGTGCGGCTGTCGATCGGCATCGAGCACATCGACGACATCATCGCCGACCTGGAGCAGGCCCTGGCTGCGGTTTGA
- a CDS encoding Arc family DNA-binding protein, with protein MPSITVRNIPDEVHRAIRIRAAMHGRSAEAEVRDILEQAAKPEGRVKLGTLLASIAREAGGLSDEEIALFDSARDKTPAQPMRFE; from the coding sequence ATGCCGTCCATCACCGTACGAAACATTCCTGACGAGGTGCATCGCGCCATCCGCATCCGTGCTGCGATGCACGGCCGCAGCGCCGAAGCTGAGGTACGCGACATTCTCGAACAAGCGGCCAAGCCCGAGGGACGCGTGAAGCTCGGCACGCTGCTGGCGTCGATCGCCCGCGAAGCGGGGGGGCTGAGCGACGAGGAAATCGCCCTCTTCGACAGCGCGCGTGACAAGACCCCGGCCCAGCCGATGCGCTTTGAATGA